From Pseudomonas sp. B21-028, one genomic window encodes:
- the betT gene encoding choline transporter BetT, which yields MNPPVFYFAATVILLFGLVVIAMPEQAGAWLLAAQNWAANTVGWYYLLAMALYLVFVVVTALSGYGKIKLGADHDEPEFSYLSWAGMLFAAGISITLFFFCVSEPLTHLAQPPQGEAGTADAARQAMQILFLHWGLHGWGVFAFVGMALAYFAYRHNLPLALRSALYPLIGKRINGPIGYAVDGFGIIATVFGLGADMGFGVLHLNSGLDYLLGIPHTQWIQIGLIVLMMGAAIIVAVAGVDKGVRVMSDINMLLACALLLFVLFAGPTQHLLNTLIQNVGDYLGALPMKSFDLYAYDKPSDWLGGWTVFYWAWWIAWSPFVGLFIARISRGRTIREFVFGVLLIPLGFTLAWMSIFGNSAIDQVLNHGMSALGMSALDNPSMSLYLLLETYPWSKTVIAVTVFISFVFFVTSADSGTVVLSTLSAKGGNPDEDGPKWLRVFWGAMTALVTSALLFSGSIDALKSAVVLTSLPFSLILLLMMWGLHKAFHLESQKQIAQLHSLAPVSASRRGKGGWRQRLSQAVHFPSRDEVYRFLDTTVRPAVEEVKAVFAEKGLTVMTQPDPANDSVSLEIGHGEQHPFIYQVQMRGYFTPSFARGGMGSKQINNRRYYRAEVHLSEGSQDYDLVGYTKEQVINDILDQYERHMQFLHLVR from the coding sequence ATGAACCCGCCGGTTTTCTACTTCGCGGCGACCGTTATCCTGCTGTTCGGCCTGGTGGTGATTGCCATGCCCGAGCAAGCCGGCGCCTGGCTGCTGGCGGCACAGAACTGGGCGGCCAACACGGTCGGCTGGTATTACCTGCTGGCGATGGCCCTGTATCTGGTCTTCGTGGTGGTCACCGCCTTGTCCGGCTACGGCAAGATCAAGCTCGGTGCCGACCACGACGAGCCCGAATTCAGTTACCTGTCCTGGGCCGGCATGTTGTTCGCCGCCGGGATCAGCATCACGCTGTTCTTCTTTTGCGTCTCCGAACCGCTGACCCATCTGGCGCAGCCGCCCCAGGGCGAGGCCGGCACCGCCGATGCGGCGCGTCAAGCGATGCAGATACTGTTTCTGCATTGGGGCCTGCACGGCTGGGGCGTGTTTGCGTTCGTCGGCATGGCCCTGGCGTACTTTGCCTATCGGCATAACCTGCCACTGGCGCTGCGTTCGGCGTTGTATCCGCTGATCGGCAAACGTATCAATGGCCCCATCGGTTATGCCGTCGACGGTTTCGGCATCATCGCGACCGTGTTCGGCCTCGGCGCCGACATGGGGTTTGGGGTCCTGCACCTCAATTCCGGTCTCGATTACCTGTTGGGCATCCCTCATACCCAATGGATTCAGATCGGCCTGATCGTGCTGATGATGGGGGCGGCGATCATCGTGGCGGTGGCCGGCGTCGATAAAGGCGTACGGGTCATGTCCGACATCAACATGCTGCTGGCCTGCGCGCTGCTGCTGTTCGTGTTGTTCGCCGGGCCCACCCAGCATTTGCTCAACACCCTGATCCAGAACGTGGGCGATTACCTCGGCGCCCTGCCGATGAAGAGTTTCGATCTGTATGCCTACGACAAACCCAGCGACTGGCTGGGGGGCTGGACGGTGTTCTATTGGGCCTGGTGGATCGCCTGGTCGCCGTTCGTGGGGCTGTTCATCGCACGGATTTCCCGTGGCCGTACCATCCGTGAGTTCGTGTTTGGCGTGTTGCTGATTCCCTTGGGTTTCACCCTCGCGTGGATGTCGATCTTCGGCAACAGCGCCATCGACCAGGTGCTCAACCACGGCATGAGCGCCCTGGGCATGTCAGCCCTGGACAATCCGTCGATGAGTCTTTATCTGCTGCTGGAAACCTACCCGTGGAGCAAGACGGTCATCGCGGTCACGGTGTTCATCAGCTTCGTGTTCTTCGTCACCTCGGCCGACTCCGGCACCGTGGTGCTTTCAACGCTCTCGGCCAAGGGCGGCAATCCCGATGAAGACGGGCCGAAATGGCTGCGGGTGTTCTGGGGGGCGATGACCGCCCTGGTGACCAGCGCGCTGCTGTTCTCCGGCAGCATCGATGCGTTGAAATCGGCGGTTGTGCTGACTTCACTGCCGTTCTCGCTGATTCTCTTGTTGATGATGTGGGGCCTGCACAAGGCGTTTCACCTCGAGTCCCAGAAACAGATCGCGCAATTGCATTCCCTGGCACCGGTGTCGGCCTCGCGGCGGGGCAAAGGCGGCTGGCGCCAGCGCTTGAGCCAGGCGGTGCATTTCCCGTCCCGGGACGAGGTCTATCGCTTCCTCGACACCACAGTGCGTCCGGCCGTCGAGGAAGTGAAAGCGGTGTTCGCCGAGAAGGGGTTGACGGTGATGACCCAGCCAGACCCGGCCAACGACAGCGTCAGCCTGGAAATCGGCCATGGCGAGCAGCACCCGTTCATCTACCAGGTGCAGATGCGCGGCTACTTCACGCCATCCTTCGCCCGGGGCGGCATGGGCTCCAAGCAAATCAACAACCGTCGTTACTACCGTGCCGAGGTACATTTGAGCGAGGGCAGCCAGGACTACGACCTGGTGGGCTATACCAAGGAGCAGGTCATCAACGACATCCTCGATCAGTACGAACGGCACATGCAGTTCCTGCATCTGGTGCGCTGA
- a CDS encoding SDR family oxidoreductase, which yields MSTQTAKVAIVTGASRGIGAEIAKQLAHDGFSVAINYANSASEASKLVVQLRQAGHRAIAIKADVSSAADVRRMFDETEAQLGKIDVLINNAGVLQVMPLAQHSDELFDQTFAINTRGTFNTLREAATRLNDGGRIVNFSSSTVGLNLPGYSVYIASKAAVESLTQVFAKELRGRQITVNAIAPGPVATELFMHGKSEEQIQQYAKMPPLERLGQPEDIASILSFLVSPAAGWVNGQILRANGGLV from the coding sequence ATGTCGACTCAAACCGCCAAAGTAGCCATTGTCACCGGAGCCTCTCGTGGTATCGGCGCTGAAATCGCCAAACAGTTGGCCCATGACGGCTTCTCTGTCGCCATCAACTACGCCAACAGTGCTAGCGAAGCCTCGAAGCTGGTGGTGCAGCTGCGCCAGGCCGGTCACCGGGCCATCGCGATCAAGGCCGATGTGTCCTCTGCCGCCGATGTCCGCCGGATGTTCGATGAAACAGAAGCACAACTGGGCAAGATCGACGTATTGATCAACAACGCCGGCGTCCTGCAGGTGATGCCCCTGGCGCAACACAGCGACGAACTGTTCGACCAGACCTTCGCGATCAACACCCGGGGCACGTTCAACACCTTGCGCGAAGCCGCGACCCGCCTGAACGATGGCGGCCGCATCGTGAACTTTTCCAGCAGCACCGTTGGCCTGAACCTGCCTGGCTATTCGGTGTACATCGCCAGCAAGGCGGCGGTGGAATCGCTGACCCAGGTATTCGCCAAGGAGCTGCGCGGTCGTCAGATCACGGTCAATGCCATCGCTCCCGGCCCGGTGGCGACGGAACTGTTCATGCACGGCAAAAGCGAAGAGCAGATCCAGCAGTACGCCAAGATGCCGCCCCTGGAGCGCCTCGGCCAGCCGGAGGACATCGCCAGCATCCTGTCCTTCCTGGTGAGCCCCGCCGCCGGTTGGGTGAATGGCCAGATCCTCCGGGCCAACGGCGGGCTTGTCTGA